Below is a genomic region from Methanolobus sediminis.
AATACCATTTTTGGCTATTTTAGAGGATTTAGTGAACAAAATATGTGAAATATAATAAATTAGATGCTGAGATATAACTAAAAGTAATAATGCAACCGAGTTCCAAATTAATGTTAAAAGTTAATGGAAAAAAGCTAGTACTATAAATAATAATTATATAAGTTGATACAACATTCCATTATAATTTTAATTGTCTGCTTACAGTGCATTATATTTTACTATGTGCAGTCGATACAAAACCTATTATATTTAGCTATTTTTATTTAATAGTTTTTGACACGTTTACTCTGGAGTCACAGCGCTGAAAACACCAATCTAAAATCTGCGCGGATTTTCTGAACAAGCCGCCAAAAATGAGCTTACTTCAAATTAAAAGTTATAAAGTGTAAGCTCTGTTTTCTGTGATCTTAAACAAAAATATCCATATTCTTATAGACTATAGAAATGAAAATTAGTTTTTTCAAAAATTGCCAAAAAGGGTATGTTTTTCTGAAATCGGTTGTTCCAGAGTATATAGGAATATGGGTGTTCCGAACTCCAACCCTAGGATGATCTGCACAAAAATACCTGAGAAAATCAGAGTAATTACAGCATACACTATATTCATATAGTGTCTGTAATTTAAGAGATTATTCCACAATCAAACAAATGGAGATAAAAAACGAGATCTAGCTACTGATTTATATTTTATTGCATGTATGGTTGAACGCTAACTCAACTAATTGGAACAAACTTTTAAGCAACCCTGCTATTTAGAAGTGTGAATTCAATACAAATATGTCAACTTCTCACACATTAAATATTATTATTGATAGTTAGCATCATTTTAAATTTAAAAAGTATTTTATTTATTTTTTACTGCTTTTGTGTAAAGTATTTATTAAAGTATAATTTAATTAAACATATTTTTATAAAATAATTATTGTAACTTTTAGTCTATACTAAACATACTGAAAGATAATAAATAAAAATAGACTTATAATAAAACAACATTCAAAATAAAATTTACAGTTTGCAACTGAAAATAAATAGTTAATAATAAAAATTTAAACAGATTGTATAACACATATATTTTAGCATACAATTATAGATAAATTTTGACTGTTATCATCTTGTTTAATTCTTGCTAATATCATAACCTATACTATAGTATATAATTCGGATTTAATGTAACAGGTTGCAAATTCATCTACTAATGATGTCCTATATAATACTACGCAAATTGCTTGTCAAAACTTAAAACTAAATAACATGTAAAAGATAATCCTTCCCGAAGGAATCCTATGACAAAAGAACGTTTTTTTATTTACTCCACCGTATTCCTTATTATGGGTTTATCCAATTCGGTTATTCCCGTATTGCCAGAGATTGCCTCTGGGTCCTCCGTAGAACCAGGCACCATTGAATACACCTTACTTTTTTCCGGATACTTTATTGGAGCATTATTATCTTTGATACCGTTCGGATTTATAGCAGACAGATACAATCACCTGAAACTGATTATTCTTGCTATTTCCCTTACTGCAATATCCGGCATAATGCTCACACTAACCAGCAATGCCTACATAATGATACTTGCAAGAATAGTGGAAGGTAGTGCTTGTGGTGCATTTTTCCCACCTGCATACGCAATGCTTGCAGAATATCAAAAAAAGAGCCGATATCTTGGAGAATTCAATTTCCTTCTTAACGCAGGACTTGCATCAGGAGCAATAGCTGCAGGATTTCTAGCAAATGGATACATTAAAGGAGCAGTTATACTTTTCACAGTGCTTTCATTAATATTACTCACCTTCGGACTTATTAGAACAAGAGCTTACCAAAACAGAAGCAAACGTATAAACAATTCAACCCGGAAAACAGGAAGAGAAACACATCTGGAAGGCACATTCCTGAATGAAACTAGAAATATACTCAATATAGCATTAAATCCAACTTACATCAGAACATGGATAATTGCATTCTTCATTTTTGGAATAACAGGAGTAATGCTTGCTTATTATCCCCAGTACAGTAGCGGAATGCTTAGTAAACCAGAGCTTGGTATTGTAATAGCTATTGTATATATTAGTTCCATGGCCACCAATCTCATCGCAGGAAGAACAAGTATCAATTACAAGATAATGATAAATGCAGGAATAATTCTTGCTGCTGCCGGAGTCTTTTTATCCATTATACAACCCCTCCCTGGTTTTACACTCCTTGGCATAGGTTCCGGAATGGGTATGATAGGTTTACCAATAGCAGTCTCCCATATGAATATCGACAGGAAAAATAAAGGGCTGAGCATGGGCATCTTTACTACATATACATATATGGGACTTGCATTCTTACCCATGATAATGGGATACTTTACCAAATTCGGATACAGCACAATGTTTGCAGGAACTGCATTGCTTATGATACTTACTATTTTACTAAAAGGTAGCACCAAAAATAAAAGTAAATCCAAATAAACTAATCAGAACTAAATAGAAAATTTATTATGTAGCTATCTTGTTCCTTAGACAGATGGTACCAATAAAAAACGTAAAAACAATTACCCCTGAAAGAAAAACTGATACAGTACACCTATCTTCAATGTGTTGTGTTCTTCTACTGATGCTGTATTTTTTTACAGCTCAGGCAGGAGCAAATACAGTTGCAGAAATAGGATCAGTTAATACTCCCCATGGTGTTGTCATTCTCATTGTTGACGGTTTAAGTTCATATTATACATATCCGGAATACACTCCCTGTGCAATAGACGGATCAGTGCTTAAAAAAGCAGACGTTCCTAAAATGCAGGAAATGTTTAACAACAGTTGCAGGATACTGGATGTGACAGTTCCTCAGACATTCACAGAAGGAGGGCACTCTGTGATTGCTACAGGATATTCCAGAGCCGATTCCGAGCTTACAGGCTCATCAGGAACAACAATCTTTGACATTGCCCATGATTACAATTACCTTACTTTTGCGATCATGGAAAAGGGAGATTCATATGGATTTTGCAACAAGCAAAATGTAGTGATGCATGATACGGAGAACTCCATAAATGAACCTGAAATGGTCATTGAAACAAATATGCTTACGGAAAATACCAAAACTATTTCATTTGAAATTACAGACCAAATGCAATCTCATTCTTCTAAATTACAGGAAAAACTCGACCAGTATCCCGAAGGTTCAATTGAACGTTACAATGAATACAATAACTGGATCATAGAAACAGGAATTGATATTATTGAATACATGGAAAAAGAGTATCCTGAACAGAACTACATACTTACAATAAATGCAGGTGCTGTAGATAGTGCTGGCCATTACAAAAAGAACAGTGGTTACGTTGCATGCATTGAGGGATTAGACAACGCAAGCTACTCACTTTATGAAACATGTCTTGAAAATAACCTGGCTTTTGTACTTACAGGAGATCATGGGATGGCATTCCCTACTGACGATTCAAAAGGAGGACATCAGGCTGAAAAATATTCCGTGATGACCGAATCACAAAAAGTTCCACTGGTAATAGCAGCAAACGACATCGAAAATGTTGTAGTGGATAAAGAAGTAGGCCAGGAAGATATCGCACCAACAATCCTTGAAGTACTAAATATTCCTGGAAAACTGAGACTTGCTGATGGAAAGGCAATTACATTGAAAGAATACACAAATGTTGAAGTAATAATTCCTGAAGAAGGAGAATTAGTCCTGAGCAAAAATGATGAAATTCTCTTCAGAGATGATGTCAGGGAAAATATTGCATTTCAGGGGCTGGAGCCAGATAATGAATATAAGCTAGTATTTAAACCCTTTTCTGATCCAGATAATACCGTTCAGCAATTTTTCAATGCAGGATCTGATATTTCACTTAAATTATTAACATCAGAACAGCGTTCCAAAAGTGATAAATCATATCAAAACTCTCGTTATATAGTAGGAGGAATTCTGATAGGAGCCGTGAATCTTACAGGATTGCTGTTGATACGTAAAGTACTGAAGGAATAATCTATCAACACACTCAAAGGCACTACTGCTATAGAGTTGCTAAAGGGATTGATACCATGAAGCAAGAGCTACACAGACTTTTGCAGAATACATATGAGATCTTCAATTCAGAAGAAGCGCTGGTACGCATAAACTCATCGAAAGCCCTGATAGTTGGAGATATTCATGGGAATCGGGAAGCTCTTGAATTTATCCTATACATTCGCAAAGCACTGAAATGTGACCATATTGTGTTTCTTGGAGATTATGTAGACAAAGGCCCACATTCTACCCAAGTTCTGGAAAGGATCCTGGAATTGAAATTGTGTGAACCTGAATCTTTTATTTTACTAAGAGGAAACCATGAAACAAGAGAAATGAACAGGTTTCATGGTTTTTATGATGAAATAAAGGACGAGGAATTATTTCAGGAAGCAAACCGCACATTTGATAAAATGCCGATTTCTGCCGTAATTAATGATTCCATTTTCTGCGTGCACGGCGGTATTCCAGGACCTGTTGGCCTGGATGCCATAAACAAAGAGGAATCTTTTCATTTTTTGTGGAACGACCCAAGCGGCTGTGATGGTATAAGTGCATCTTTTCGTGGATCACGTCCACAATGTTTTGGTGAAGATATTTTCACCGAATTCATGGATAAAAATGAGCTATCCCTGATGATACGTGGACATACAGCCCTATTTACAGGACATGCATGGTGCTTTGATAGAAAAATGCTTTCAATATTTTCCTGTCCGGAATACATTGGAAAAAACAACAATGCATCATTTGCCATGTTAAAGGATGATGAGTTATCAATATTCACATTTGGAAGAACAGAGGATTGTTATTCACTGATGCATAATAATTCCTGATTCACAATTGTTAAATACAGTTAGAGAACATATATACTTCTAATAATGTGTATCTTCAGAAATCGGAATATGGGGAAAACAGATGACAGAAACTAACATCGATGTGAGAGGGCAGACTTGTCCTGTCCCTCTTGTAGAGTGCCGTAAAGCAATACGAAAAGCTGCCCCTGGCGATGAAATAGTAATCATGGGTACGCATCCTGCATCCAAAAAGGAAATACCCATGGCTTGTGAAGCAATGGGACTTGAAGTTCTAGAAGTTGATGAAAACAATAACAAAGAGTGGAAGATTCGTATCAAAAAGTGAAATAATGACGGGGAATGGGTGAATGTATGACAGATAAAGCAGTGATAATAGCACATAGTGGCGATCTTGACAAAATATATAGTGCACTTATAGTAGCGAATGGTGCACTTGCCATGGGAATGGATGCTTCTATCTTTTTCACATTCTGGGGCCTTCAGTGCCTTAAAAAGAACGGACTTGACAAAGGTCCTCTTTCAAAAATGAATTTACTCGGACTTGGAAAATGGATGGTAAAAAGCAGAATGAAAAAGGCCAATGTCGTTTCACTTGAAAAGCTGATGGAAGACTACAAAGAACTTGGTGGAAAAGTGATTGCCTGTGAGATGACAATGGAGATCATGGGAATCAAAGAAGAAGAGCTGGACAGACAGTGGATAGATGAATACGGTGCTGTTGGCACATATATAATGGAAGCAAAGGATGCTAAAATAACTCTATTTATCTAAGTTTCCTCGAATTTACAAAATGCAAGCAAGGAGTAATATATGTTAGACAAGATGATTTACCTTGACAATTCAGCTAGTACCCGCCTGGACGAAAAAGTCCTGGATGCAATGAAACCATATTATTTTGATACCTATGCCGTAGCAACATCCGAATTCGGTTATTCCATGGGTATTGATGCAAAGGAAGGACTGGAAGAAGCCAGGAAGATAATTGCATCCTCGATTGGTGCAACAGCAGAGGAAATTGTGTTCACATCAGGTGAAACAGAGTCCAGCAACATGGCGATCAAAGGTGTTGTCGCAGCTCTTAAGAAAAAGAAGGGCGAACACATAATCGTATCTAAATTAGAGGATTTTGCTGTCCTGAATACTGCTAAGAACCTCGAGAAACAAGGTTACAGTGTGGATTACATTAGTGTTGATGCAGAAGGTATCGTGGACCTTGAAGAACTCAAAAGCAAGATACGGGAAGATACTGTCCTTGTATCCATCCAGCATGCAAACCAGGAAATAGGTACCCTTCAGGATCTGGATGCTATCGCAAAGATATGCAAAGAAAAGGATGTACTGTTCCATACCGATGCAACACACAGCTACGTGAGAGTAGCGATCGATGTCTCAAAAACACCCGTCGATCTGATCAGTATGTCAGCACACACAATCCATGGACCAAGAGGTGTAGGTGCATTGTATGTCCGCAAAGGGACCCCCCTCATCAAATGGATGGATGGTGGATATCAGGAAACCGACCGTCGTGCAGGACTTGAGAATATTCCAGGTGCAGTAGGATTTGCAAAAGCAGTTGAACTTGTTACTGAAAAAGAGACTAAGTTCCTTGAATCACTCAGGGATTATACTATAGAGAGAGTCTTTGAAGAGATACCACATGTAACCCTAAACGGAAGCAAAACACAGAGGACACCACAAAATGCAAACATCACATTCCACTATGTAGAAGGTGAATCCATGACACTGCACCTTGATATGAGAGGTTTTGCAGTAAGTACAGGTTCAGCATGTTTCAGCCGTTCACTTGAAGCCAGCCATGTAATACTTGGTATCGGTGGTGACCATGAAAGAGCACACGGCTCCATTAGATTCACATTTGGGCGTTATAACAGCATGGACGACGTAGATGCTGTTGTTGATGCAATCAAGGAAATAGTTAGTCAGCTAAGGGCAATCAGTCCCCTGTACAACAAATGAGGTGAGAGAATGAAATTCCCGTACACAGAAAAGGTACTTGAACATTTTAAGAATCCACGTAATGTAGGCAAGCTGGAGAATCCTGATGGAAAAGGACTTGAAGGTAGTCCAGCCTGTGGTGACATGGTTGCTGTTTACCTGCAGGTTAATCCTGATACACAGATAATTGAGGATATAAAATTTGAGTCATACGGATGTGCTTCTAATATTGCAACAGCTTCCATAATCACTGAGCTTGCTAAAGGCAAGACAATTGAGGAAGCAAAAAAGATCAGCTGGCAGGAAGCTACTGAAGAACTTGGAGGACTTCCACCTGTGAAAGCCCATTGTTCAGTACTTGCTGTAGAAGGACTTCGTGCCGCCATCAGAGATTATGAGGAAAAGCATGGTCTTGTAAGCGAACAGGAACCAACCACTGTTGATGTGATCAGAAGCAGGCTCAAACATGTCATGAACCCAATGGCCGGACTTGACATTATCAGGACCGAGCTGGTCACTAAAATGGAGATCAATGACGGGGTTGTCAGGGTGCTTATTGACCTGCCGTCAAACCACCAGTTTGCAGCAAACATCAAAGAGGAGGTCACCGAGAAGCTTGAATCTCTCTGGGATGTTAATGAGGTAAATGTTGTCTTTACTGAGTAAAGAAAAAAGAAGTGGTGCCTTACTTACCACTTCTCATTCATTATCCTAATTCAACTTTTTTAATGCCACTTATGAAAAACCAGGACATCGTTAGTAATTGAGGAATTGCTATGAAATTAAGTATCACAATTCAGGCAATCATAAAAGCCCCTGTAGAAGATGTTTGGAAATATTATACAGAACCGGAGCACATTATAAAATGGAACTCTGCTTCAGACGACTGGCATACGCCAAAAGCAGAAAACAATCTGAAGATAGGAGGGGAATTCAATTCACGGATGGAAGCGAAAGATGGCAGTGCTGGATTTAATTTCAAAGGAACATACACAAATGTTAAGGAAAACGAATTAATCGAGTATGTCATGGAAGAAGATAATAGAAAAGTTAAAATCGAGTTTCGTTCCATTGAAGAAGGAACAGAAATCATATTAATTTTTGAGCCAGAAACTGAGCTGCCTATTGAGATGCAACGTGATGGATGGCAATCTATTCTAAATAACTTTAAAAAATATGTTGAGGAAAATAATTAAAACTAATATTTCTCCTTTAACTACCCTTTCATTTTCAAATCGGAAAAATTAAATTCTAAAGAATTAGAGAGGGATATTTGATAACTAAAAATGATTCATGCTGAAAGCATCCATATAGTTTTTACATTTATCACCCAATTTCTGCTATAATGACAACGTAGTTTTTCCCATATTTTTTTGCGCATTTTGGGCAGGTAGTATACCACATGAACCATTTCTTTATTTTATACTCCTGCTCCTTTGCATAGACTTCAAAATCATCACACCATTTTTTAGTATCCTTGAACGGGCCTTCATAGACTTTGCTTAAGAACTTTCCACTCAGAAGTACATTATTGGCAGCAGGAATGTGTTTGTTGACTGCAAGATACAGATCCATGTTCCATTTTGATGTATGATCCGAAAGGCAGAGATTATCAACTATGCCTGCGCCTGCATCCCTGACTTTTCGGTCAAGTTTTCTCATCACTCCGCCAAAATTGACTGGCATATAGAAAAGCGTTAACACTTTGTCTTTTATGAATTTCTTGTTATCCCACTCGATTACTTTTCCATCCCAAGGTGCCGGATCGAATCTTGGACAGCATTCATCTTCCATGCGACATCACCCCCAATTTTATTAATTTAAGTTCTAGCATACAGATATAAAAAGTAGTGCGTTTTAATTATGGAGATTTGGAGATTTTTTGATGATTTACCGTATAAATAGACAAATCATAGTGACTGGCAGCATTGCGATTATTTTTTAAACGATTATGCTCAACTAAATATTATAAGATGAAGGCAGAAGTACAACCACTATTAAACAAAGCAGAAGAACTGGGCCTTTCAGCTTACATGCTGGATGCCTCTGATATTGATGTTGAGAACAGGGCCAGGCTGAAATGTGCATATGGATGTAGGGGTTATGGCAAAAGGCTGAGTTGTCCACCGCATATTATTTCCATCGACGAGTTCAGGAAGATACTCAGCGAATATAGCTCAGCAATCCTGCTTATAGAAGAGCATGATACATCGGCCGAAGACGACATATTCAAAGCATGGTCCAGGTTGCGTAAGGGCTCTTTCCACAAGATGCTGGAACTTGAGCATATGGCTTTCAGGCATGGTTTTATTTATGCCCAACTGCTGCGTCCGGGTGCATGTAATGAATGTGATACCTGTGGCAATATATGTAATAAACCGGAAATCAGACGTTTTCCACCTGAAGCAGTAGGAATTAATCTATCAAAGCTTATGGAAAATACCGGCATGGAGATGGAATACTGTAATTTTAGCAGGGTTAAATGTATTGGAATACTTCTTCTGGAATAAGCAGGTTTCAAGCAGGTTTTAAACAAGCTCCTAGAAAATAAGAACTATTATGATGAAAAATGAGGGGAAAAAGTGAGAGTTTATTCTGATCTTACTGTTAATGGCGATGACCTTGAAGAATTCCAGGAGATCATTGGTTTCAAATTCAAAGACAAAAGCTACCTTATACAGGCGCTCTTGCATGGTTCACTTTTTAGCGGAGATAAGGAAAAACTGAGTGCTTTCAGGAAAGTTAACGGACTGGAAAATAAAGACTACGAGAAACTTGAGTACCTGGGAGATTCTGTTCTTGGGTTAATTATCGCAGAACATGCATTTCATGATAATAGCATAAATAAGTATGCCAGGTCAGGAGGACTCACAATAGAAGGAGTTGCTACTAAAATCAGGACAGTGCTGGCCTCTAATGAAAGCCTGAAACCTGTAGCCAGAAAGATCAAACTTTCCCGTTTTGTCCTTTCCGAAGGACATGTGAATATCGACGGAAAGCTATCTGACATTATGGAAGCACTTATTGGTGCTATTTACGTTGATGGAGGACTGGACAATGCTAACAGGAACACTGAAACTGAAGGAAACTATCCTGCTGCAAAGGATTTTGTTTACCGGTTCTTTGAAATTGACAGTGCCCTGGAAAAAATTGCCGATTTTAATCCGAAGGGTATGATACAGGAAATATTTCACCAGAACGGACTTGATAATCCATGCTACAAAGTGCTCGAAGAAGAAGGACCTGACCATGAAAAACAATTTACAGTGGGTCTTTACCTGAAGGATAAATTACTTGCAATTGGTTCCGGGAACAGTAAGAGGAAAGCAGAGAAAGCTGCTGCTGAATTACATTTGAAGCATTTACAGGAAGAACATCAAGAAAGTTCATCTTATAATAAGACTGATTAACTTCAACACTTGAAGAACTAGTATTCATTTTTCATTTTATACACCAGAAGAGAAAATGCCAGCGATACTGATATGAAATTGGCAATGACCAGTGCATTATCATGGATGAGGTATCCATGTACAAGCCACAATGCCATTCCTGAAGTGGAACATATAAGCATTAAAAGTGAGACATCTTTTGTAGATTTGGTTTTTAGTGCCTTCAGCAATTGAGGAGCAAAAGCAATTGTAGTTAAAGTTCCTGCAATATAGCCTATCATAAGATCATCCTTTAGTCAATATTTTTGGTGATTCTGTATTTTTAAGAAATTAAAGCTTCTTGTTGGAAATAAGATAAAATCAAAAATAGGTTAATTGATTCTTTTTATGAGAAATCATTTCTAGCAATAATTATAAATAATTTATCACTATTTATCATTACAATGTTTCGACTAGTAGTCACTATAAATGTGCAGAAGAAGGCATAGATTGTATATCTGTACATTTGAAACATGCATTTAATTGAAGGTGGTAATGAAAAAATGCTTTATCCAAACCCAAAAAACCAACATCCGAAGATAAGTGAAACAGCATGGATCTCTGAAAATGCAGTCATCGTAGGTGATGTTACTATAGGAGATAATGTTTACGTGGCTCATAATGTTATTATCAGGGCTGATGAACCGGGGTCATCTATTGTAATAGGAGATAATTGTAATGTCCAGGATGCTGTAATCATACATGGACTTGGGGGATCAAAAGTTGAAGTAAAAAACAATACATCCCTTGCGCATGGCTGCATCGTACATGGACCCTGCACAATAGGAGAAGGATGTTTTGTGGGTTTTGGAGCAGTTGTTTTTGACTGCAAAATCGGAGATGATGTGATCATTCTTCATAATTCGACAGTCCGTGCAGTGGACATACCTTCATGTAAGGTCGTGACTGATGGACAGGTTATTACGGAACAGGCCAAGGTTGGAGAACTTGAAGATATATGTCCTGACCTTAAAAAATTCAAGAAATCTGTTATAAATGCAAATCTTAAACTTGTAGAAGGATACACCAATCTGGCACAGGACACAAATTGAGAATAGAAAATAATTATTTAAGCAATGAATGTCCCTGAAAATTTCAGAGACAATTATTGCTGGTTGTTGGTACGAAACACTATCAAGCAGAACCTATATACAAACGAAGTTTGTGGAAACTGGAATTCGCGGCTTTTTTAGATGAATTTGCCATCCATTTCCCTTATGACGTTTCTTCCCATGTCGGTCAAGATGTATTTTTTCCATGTATTTTTTGCAGGATTGATACATTCTATAAGTCCTCTGCCTTCGAATTCTTTCATGGCACGACTCATGTTCTGGGTTGATCTCCTGGTAACCTGAGCTACATCGGAAGCTTTGCCAACTATATTTTTTTTCATGTATTCCAGCAGAACAATTCTGCGGTCAACACTTAATATCCATCTAACATGGTCATTAGTGTCTGTATTTATTGCTATTTGACACCTC
It encodes:
- a CDS encoding DUF2284 domain-containing protein, with the protein product MKAEVQPLLNKAEELGLSAYMLDASDIDVENRARLKCAYGCRGYGKRLSCPPHIISIDEFRKILSEYSSAILLIEEHDTSAEDDIFKAWSRLRKGSFHKMLELEHMAFRHGFIYAQLLRPGACNECDTCGNICNKPEIRRFPPEAVGINLSKLMENTGMEMEYCNFSRVKCIGILLLE
- a CDS encoding DsrE/DsrF/DrsH-like family protein, with amino-acid sequence MTDKAVIIAHSGDLDKIYSALIVANGALAMGMDASIFFTFWGLQCLKKNGLDKGPLSKMNLLGLGKWMVKSRMKKANVVSLEKLMEDYKELGGKVIACEMTMEIMGIKEEELDRQWIDEYGAVGTYIMEAKDAKITLFI
- a CDS encoding sulfatase-like hydrolase/transferase; amino-acid sequence: MVPIKNVKTITPERKTDTVHLSSMCCVLLLMLYFFTAQAGANTVAEIGSVNTPHGVVILIVDGLSSYYTYPEYTPCAIDGSVLKKADVPKMQEMFNNSCRILDVTVPQTFTEGGHSVIATGYSRADSELTGSSGTTIFDIAHDYNYLTFAIMEKGDSYGFCNKQNVVMHDTENSINEPEMVIETNMLTENTKTISFEITDQMQSHSSKLQEKLDQYPEGSIERYNEYNNWIIETGIDIIEYMEKEYPEQNYILTINAGAVDSAGHYKKNSGYVACIEGLDNASYSLYETCLENNLAFVLTGDHGMAFPTDDSKGGHQAEKYSVMTESQKVPLVIAANDIENVVVDKEVGQEDIAPTILEVLNIPGKLRLADGKAITLKEYTNVEVIIPEEGELVLSKNDEILFRDDVRENIAFQGLEPDNEYKLVFKPFSDPDNTVQQFFNAGSDISLKLLTSEQRSKSDKSYQNSRYIVGGILIGAVNLTGLLLIRKVLKE
- a CDS encoding iron-sulfur cluster assembly scaffold protein, whose product is MKFPYTEKVLEHFKNPRNVGKLENPDGKGLEGSPACGDMVAVYLQVNPDTQIIEDIKFESYGCASNIATASIITELAKGKTIEEAKKISWQEATEELGGLPPVKAHCSVLAVEGLRAAIRDYEEKHGLVSEQEPTTVDVIRSRLKHVMNPMAGLDIIRTELVTKMEINDGVVRVLIDLPSNHQFAANIKEEVTEKLESLWDVNEVNVVFTE
- a CDS encoding cysteine desulfurase family protein — protein: MLDKMIYLDNSASTRLDEKVLDAMKPYYFDTYAVATSEFGYSMGIDAKEGLEEARKIIASSIGATAEEIVFTSGETESSNMAIKGVVAALKKKKGEHIIVSKLEDFAVLNTAKNLEKQGYSVDYISVDAEGIVDLEELKSKIREDTVLVSIQHANQEIGTLQDLDAIAKICKEKDVLFHTDATHSYVRVAIDVSKTPVDLISMSAHTIHGPRGVGALYVRKGTPLIKWMDGGYQETDRRAGLENIPGAVGFAKAVELVTEKETKFLESLRDYTIERVFEEIPHVTLNGSKTQRTPQNANITFHYVEGESMTLHLDMRGFAVSTGSACFSRSLEASHVILGIGGDHERAHGSIRFTFGRYNSMDDVDAVVDAIKEIVSQLRAISPLYNK
- a CDS encoding MFS transporter; the protein is MTKERFFIYSTVFLIMGLSNSVIPVLPEIASGSSVEPGTIEYTLLFSGYFIGALLSLIPFGFIADRYNHLKLIILAISLTAISGIMLTLTSNAYIMILARIVEGSACGAFFPPAYAMLAEYQKKSRYLGEFNFLLNAGLASGAIAAGFLANGYIKGAVILFTVLSLILLTFGLIRTRAYQNRSKRINNSTRKTGRETHLEGTFLNETRNILNIALNPTYIRTWIIAFFIFGITGVMLAYYPQYSSGMLSKPELGIVIAIVYISSMATNLIAGRTSINYKIMINAGIILAAAGVFLSIIQPLPGFTLLGIGSGMGMIGLPIAVSHMNIDRKNKGLSMGIFTTYTYMGLAFLPMIMGYFTKFGYSTMFAGTALLMILTILLKGSTKNKSKSK
- a CDS encoding metallophosphoesterase, with the translated sequence MKQELHRLLQNTYEIFNSEEALVRINSSKALIVGDIHGNREALEFILYIRKALKCDHIVFLGDYVDKGPHSTQVLERILELKLCEPESFILLRGNHETREMNRFHGFYDEIKDEELFQEANRTFDKMPISAVINDSIFCVHGGIPGPVGLDAINKEESFHFLWNDPSGCDGISASFRGSRPQCFGEDIFTEFMDKNELSLMIRGHTALFTGHAWCFDRKMLSIFSCPEYIGKNNNASFAMLKDDELSIFTFGRTEDCYSLMHNNS
- a CDS encoding carbonate dehydratase: MHLIEGGNEKMLYPNPKNQHPKISETAWISENAVIVGDVTIGDNVYVAHNVIIRADEPGSSIVIGDNCNVQDAVIIHGLGGSKVEVKNNTSLAHGCIVHGPCTIGEGCFVGFGAVVFDCKIGDDVIILHNSTVRAVDIPSCKVVTDGQVITEQAKVGELEDICPDLKKFKKSVINANLKLVEGYTNLAQDTN
- a CDS encoding sugar-specific transcriptional regulator TrmB; this translates as MRCQIAINTDTNDHVRWILSVDRRIVLLEYMKKNIVGKASDVAQVTRRSTQNMSRAMKEFEGRGLIECINPAKNTWKKYILTDMGRNVIREMDGKFI
- a CDS encoding ribonuclease III family protein — protein: MRVYSDLTVNGDDLEEFQEIIGFKFKDKSYLIQALLHGSLFSGDKEKLSAFRKVNGLENKDYEKLEYLGDSVLGLIIAEHAFHDNSINKYARSGGLTIEGVATKIRTVLASNESLKPVARKIKLSRFVLSEGHVNIDGKLSDIMEALIGAIYVDGGLDNANRNTETEGNYPAAKDFVYRFFEIDSALEKIADFNPKGMIQEIFHQNGLDNPCYKVLEEEGPDHEKQFTVGLYLKDKLLAIGSGNSKRKAEKAAAELHLKHLQEEHQESSSYNKTD
- a CDS encoding sulfurtransferase TusA family protein, giving the protein MTETNIDVRGQTCPVPLVECRKAIRKAAPGDEIVIMGTHPASKKEIPMACEAMGLEVLEVDENNNKEWKIRIKK
- a CDS encoding SRPBCC family protein, encoding MKLSITIQAIIKAPVEDVWKYYTEPEHIIKWNSASDDWHTPKAENNLKIGGEFNSRMEAKDGSAGFNFKGTYTNVKENELIEYVMEEDNRKVKIEFRSIEEGTEIILIFEPETELPIEMQRDGWQSILNNFKKYVEENN
- a CDS encoding SemiSWEET family sugar transporter yields the protein MIGYIAGTLTTIAFAPQLLKALKTKSTKDVSLLMLICSTSGMALWLVHGYLIHDNALVIANFISVSLAFSLLVYKMKNEY
- a CDS encoding hydrolase; this encodes MEDECCPRFDPAPWDGKVIEWDNKKFIKDKVLTLFYMPVNFGGVMRKLDRKVRDAGAGIVDNLCLSDHTSKWNMDLYLAVNKHIPAANNVLLSGKFLSKVYEGPFKDTKKWCDDFEVYAKEQEYKIKKWFMWYTTCPKCAKKYGKNYVVIIAEIG